A window from Pseudomonas kribbensis encodes these proteins:
- a CDS encoding lactonase family protein, producing MNMRKFWPLLMAGSVGAMGLSSASAESFQLLVGSYTAGTSQGIYRMNFDSATGQIDAKPLQVIKSENPSWLTLSKDQHRVFVVNENGPGQKDPVGRVSSYSIDPKTHVLTLINQVQSLGNEPTHSSLSGDASHLFVSNYSVVEDPGGTLAVLPVGSDGKLKPVVQMSAHPASRVNLERQASNHVHSTISSPDGRFVFSNDLGADKVFVYQFDPKANPDLPLTPAKTASVQLPPGSGPRHLLFSADGKHAWLTMEMSAQVAVFDYKDGVLTQTQMVDLAAGQPTSDKAAAALHASADGKFLYVSNRGTANQLLVFAIDPASGQLKELQRRSVEGDHPREFSLDPSGKFLLIANQKSNQIVVVERDGKTGLLGKTVQKLPMDAPSDLKFLVRQ from the coding sequence ATGAACATGCGTAAGTTCTGGCCGTTGCTGATGGCCGGCAGCGTCGGTGCGATGGGCCTGTCCAGTGCCTCGGCCGAAAGCTTCCAGTTGCTGGTCGGCTCCTACACCGCCGGCACCAGCCAAGGCATCTACCGGATGAACTTCGACAGCGCCACCGGCCAGATCGACGCCAAGCCGCTGCAGGTGATCAAGAGCGAAAACCCGTCGTGGTTGACCCTGTCCAAGGATCAGCACCGGGTGTTCGTGGTCAACGAAAACGGCCCTGGCCAGAAAGACCCGGTCGGCCGTGTCAGCAGTTATTCGATCGATCCCAAGACCCACGTCCTGACCCTGATCAATCAGGTGCAGAGCCTGGGCAACGAGCCTACCCATTCGAGCCTCAGTGGCGACGCCAGTCATCTGTTCGTCAGCAACTATTCGGTGGTTGAAGATCCGGGCGGCACCCTCGCGGTGTTGCCGGTGGGCAGCGACGGCAAGCTCAAACCGGTGGTGCAGATGAGCGCGCACCCGGCGAGTCGGGTCAACCTCGAGCGTCAGGCCTCGAACCACGTGCACTCGACGATTTCCTCGCCGGACGGCCGTTTTGTGTTCTCCAACGACCTGGGTGCAGACAAAGTCTTTGTCTACCAATTCGACCCGAAAGCCAACCCGGACCTGCCGCTGACTCCGGCAAAAACCGCTTCGGTGCAACTGCCACCGGGCAGCGGCCCGCGTCATCTGTTGTTCAGCGCTGACGGCAAACATGCCTGGCTGACCATGGAAATGAGCGCCCAGGTTGCCGTGTTCGACTACAAGGACGGCGTGCTGACCCAGACGCAAATGGTTGATCTGGCAGCCGGCCAGCCGACTTCGGACAAAGCCGCTGCGGCGCTGCACGCGTCCGCCGATGGCAAATTCCTTTATGTCAGCAACCGTGGCACCGCCAACCAGTTGCTAGTGTTCGCCATCGACCCGGCCAGCGGCCAGCTCAAGGAACTGCAGCGACGTTCGGTGGAAGGCGATCACCCGCGTGAGTTCAGCCTCGATCCGAGCGGCAAATTCCTGCTGATCGCCAACCAGAAGAGCAACCAGATTGTCGTGGTCGAACGTGATGGCAAGACCGGTCTGCTGGGCAAAACCGTGCAAAAACTGCCGATGGACGCCCCGAGCGACCTCAAGTTTCTTGTGCGTCAATAA
- a CDS encoding DUF5629 family protein: MTAEPQTLLNVLKHCDMVEIDGLYAFEFSLYEDDGLHIELMDGRVTKHWEFTPEQVRAATFDQTKENWVIKGDTGEHRLVCKDAFGGSNDEDETE; encoded by the coding sequence ATGACTGCCGAACCCCAAACCCTTCTCAACGTCCTCAAACACTGCGACATGGTTGAAATCGACGGCTTGTACGCTTTCGAGTTTTCTCTCTATGAAGACGATGGTCTGCATATCGAACTCATGGACGGTCGAGTGACGAAGCACTGGGAATTCACCCCGGAACAGGTCAGAGCAGCAACATTCGATCAGACGAAAGAGAACTGGGTCATCAAAGGTGATACCGGCGAGCACCGTCTTGTATGCAAGGACGCGTTCGGTGGCAGCAACGACGAGGATGAAACCGAATGA